In Electrophorus electricus isolate fEleEle1 chromosome 1, fEleEle1.pri, whole genome shotgun sequence, a single window of DNA contains:
- the LOC113578850 gene encoding uncharacterized protein LOC113578850 isoform X3 has product MLPRKKKREIMEYCTPAEVNSQESYPSAQWKPTVDYSAPRSESPGQQEIHSQVREDGAPVEVTAADGFPSCPSKPLAENEDAASSVMPRKQDMRGDHVTYSGLHIYSSEDSDDDICAWRLKKTRSILEELFSEDSNELLDSASDSGKEFPSNSRNESDESSSDGSGSCRSSSGAPGPGAERTGGRHRSEDTVSVNTSQRKRNGKRLYNKKHYCLFCFKPFSKMARHLEDVHSKEQEVAMACSFPKGSKPRRIRLDELRHRGNYTHNIAVLSSGKGDLIPYKRPRGAVKPSDFMHCAHCQGLFTKKVLWRHMKVCKLRPKEHVPKPGKNRALSLCTATLPVPPNVSPALWATLSVMVPDEITDAVKNDGCVVQLGEYWMSKSGESAGSRGFVRQKLRELGKLLTSGRKVTSLRKLEDFIDPYNCMQAVEAVRHACEYDAETNSYRIPSLAKKLAVCLAQLSRLVRTKVVTPSDGRLAQRLRDFQKIHEERWNDLLCATVARNDEGAKWRTPTLLDFTEDVQKLHAFLDKTQDERMAQLSAEPSTKFWSELAKVSLTQVILFNRSREAEVSGMYLTTFLSRDSADPPTDIDWALTEVEKQLCRHFYKIVIRRVGARPVPVLLTLRMLRALQLLAERRETCGVLKDNAYVFARPSATTHYRGSDCVRSAAAACGAKDPYALTCGKLRKRIATLSTVLNLGDPETNQLANFLGHELIVHEEYYPLAERTLQLAKVYKVLTAIEQGRMMEFLGKNFSDISIPPNEEVELNNDKGKCREGSSVRGTFTTSHLVKKTKKKRKTWSVDEVQAVERHMKDFITSCRVPGKSACERCVTAEPLVLKNRDWQSVKFYVYNRIMAQKREANQKVRGAFE; this is encoded by the exons ATGCTGCCAAGGAAAAAGAAGCGAGAG ataATGGAATATTGCACGCCTGCTGAGGTCAATAGCCAGGAGTCCTACCCGTCAGCCCAGTGGAAACCCACAGTGGATTACAGCGCTCCAAGATCAGAGTCCCCTGGTCAACAG GAAATCCATTCACAGGTAAGGGAGGACGGTGCACCTGTGGAGGTGACTGCAGCCGACGGTTTCCCGTCGTGCCCGTCAAAGCCTCTAGCGGAGAATGAAGACGCTGCCTCCTCAGTGATGCCCAGGAAGCAG GATATGAGAGGTGATCATGTTACATATTCAGGCTTGCACATTTACTCTTCTGAAGACAGTGATGATGACATATGCGCGTGGAGGTTGAAGAAGACCAGAAGCATA TTGGAAGAGTTGTTTTCTGAGGATTCCAACGAGCTCTTGGATTCTGCGTCAGACAGCGGAAAGGAGTTCCCTTCAAATTCCAGAAATGAAAGTGACGAGAGCAGTTCAGACGGCAGCGGGTCCTGTAGATCCAGCTCCGGCGCCCCGGGTCCGGGAGCGGAGAGAACGGGCGGCCGTCACCGGTCCGAAGACACCGTGTCCGTCAACACGAGCCAAAGAAAGCGCAACGGCAAGAGGCTGTACAACAAAAAGCATTATTGCCTCTTCTGTTTCAAGCCCTTTAGCAAGATGGCAAGGCACCTGGAAGACGTGCACTCCaaggaacaggaagtggcaATGGCCTGCAGCTTCCCCAAGGGTTCGAAGCCGAGACGGATACGTTTGGACGAGCTCCGTCACCGGGGCAACTACACGCACAACATAGCTGTGCTGAGTTCGGGTAAAGGTGACCTTATCCCTTACAAACGACCACGGGGGGCCGTTAAGCCGAGTGACTTTATGCACTGCGCCCACTGCCAGGGTCTGTTCACCAAAAAGGTCCTGTGGAGGCACATGAAGGTGTGCAAGCTACGCCCCAAAGAACACGTCCCCAAACCGGGCAAAAATCGCGCGCTGTCGCTCTGCACCGCCACGCTGCCTGTGCCTCCCAACGTAAGCCCCGCCCTGTGGGCAACGCTAAGCGTCATGGTGCCGGACGAAATCACGGACGCGGTCAAAAACGACGGCTGCGTCGTTCAGCTGGGGGAGTACTGGATGAGCAAGAGCGGCGAGTCCGCCGGCAGCCGGGGCTTCGTCCGGCAGAAGTTGCGCGAGCTGGGGAAGCTGCTGACCAGCGGCAGGAAGGTGACGTCGCTGCGGAAGCTGGAGGACTTCATCGACCCGTATAACTGCATGCAGGCGGTGGAGGCCGTGAGGCACGCGTGCGAGTACGACGCTGAAACGAACTCGTACAGGATCCCATCGCTGGCCAAAAAGCTGGCCGTGTGCCTGGCGCAGCTCAGCAGGCTCGTGAGGACCAAGGTGGTGACCCCGAGCGACGGCCGCCTGGCGCAGAGACTGCGCGACTTCCAGAAAATACACGAGGAGAGGTGGAACGACCTGCTGTGCGCGACCGTGGCGAGGAACGACGAGGGGGCGAAGTGGAGAACGCCCACGCTGCTAGACTTCACCGAGGACGTGCAGAAGCTCCACGCATTCCTGGACAAAACGCAGGATGAGCGCATGGCACAGCTGTCTGCCGAGCCCTCCACGAAATTCTGGTCTGAGCTGGCAAAGGTGTCCTTGACCCAGGTCATACTGTTCAACcgcagcagagaggcagaggtgtCGGGTATGTACCTGACCACCTTCCTGTCCAGGGACTCGGCTGATCCCCCGACCGACATAGACTGGGCCCTCACCGAGGTGGAGAAACAGCTCTGCCGCCACTTCTACAAAATCGTGATCCGGCGGGTGGGAGCTCGTCCCGTGCCCGTGCTGCTCACCCTCCGGATGCTCCGGGCCTTGCAGCTGCTCGCCGAGCGGCGAGAGACCTGCGGTGTGCTGAAGGACAACGCCTACGTCTTCGCCCGTCCGTCCGCCACCACCCACTACCGAGGCTCGGACTGCGTTCGCTCTGCTGCGGCCGCCTGCGGCGCCAAGGACCCCTACGCCCTGACGTGCGGGAAGCTGCGGAAACGCATCGCGACGCTGTCCACCGTGCTGAACCTGGGAGATCCGGAGACGAACCAACTGGCGAACTTTCTCGGGCACGAGCTCATCGTGCACGAGGAGTATTACCCTCTGGCCGAAAGGACGCTGCAGCTCGCCAAGGTCTATAAAGTCCTTACTGCGATCGAGCAAGGAAGGATGATGGAGTTCCTGGGCAAGAACTTCTCTGACATCAGCATTCCGCCTAATG aggaggtggagctCAACAATGACAAGGGGAAGTGCCGGGAAGGTTCATCAGTCAGAG GTACATTTACTACCTCTCAtctggttaaaaaaacaaaaaaaaaaaggaaaacctgGAGTGTGGATGAGGTGCAGGCTGTGGAGAGACACATGAAGGacttcatcacttcctgtcgCGTGCCAGGCAAGTCTGCGTGTGAGCGCTGCGTCACAGCTGAGCCGCTGGTCCTTAAGAACAGAGACTGGCAGAGTGTCAAGTTCTACGTCTACAACCGCATTATGGCTCAGAAGAGGGAAGCAAACCAAAAAGTCCGAGGAGCTTTTgaatag
- the LOC113578850 gene encoding uncharacterized protein LOC113578850 isoform X1 has translation MHVEPSLGLDLEESRGGGQLTAGCLNQLIMEYCTPAEVNSQESYPSAQWKPTVDYSAPRSESPGQQEIHSQVREDGAPVEVTAADGFPSCPSKPLAENEDAASSVMPRKQDMRGDHVTYSGLHIYSSEDSDDDICAWRLKKTRSILEELFSEDSNELLDSASDSGKEFPSNSRNESDESSSDGSGSCRSSSGAPGPGAERTGGRHRSEDTVSVNTSQRKRNGKRLYNKKHYCLFCFKPFSKMARHLEDVHSKEQEVAMACSFPKGSKPRRIRLDELRHRGNYTHNIAVLSSGKGDLIPYKRPRGAVKPSDFMHCAHCQGLFTKKVLWRHMKVCKLRPKEHVPKPGKNRALSLCTATLPVPPNVSPALWATLSVMVPDEITDAVKNDGCVVQLGEYWMSKSGESAGSRGFVRQKLRELGKLLTSGRKVTSLRKLEDFIDPYNCMQAVEAVRHACEYDAETNSYRIPSLAKKLAVCLAQLSRLVRTKVVTPSDGRLAQRLRDFQKIHEERWNDLLCATVARNDEGAKWRTPTLLDFTEDVQKLHAFLDKTQDERMAQLSAEPSTKFWSELAKVSLTQVILFNRSREAEVSGMYLTTFLSRDSADPPTDIDWALTEVEKQLCRHFYKIVIRRVGARPVPVLLTLRMLRALQLLAERRETCGVLKDNAYVFARPSATTHYRGSDCVRSAAAACGAKDPYALTCGKLRKRIATLSTVLNLGDPETNQLANFLGHELIVHEEYYPLAERTLQLAKVYKVLTAIEQGRMMEFLGKNFSDISIPPNEEVELNNDKGKCREGSSVRGTFTTSHLVKKTKKKRKTWSVDEVQAVERHMKDFITSCRVPGKSACERCVTAEPLVLKNRDWQSVKFYVYNRIMAQKREANQKVRGAFE, from the exons ATGCATGTAGAGCCATCTCTCGGCCTGGACCTGGAGGAATCCCGCGGTGGTGGGCAGCTCACGGCGGGCTGTCTTAACCAGCTG ataATGGAATATTGCACGCCTGCTGAGGTCAATAGCCAGGAGTCCTACCCGTCAGCCCAGTGGAAACCCACAGTGGATTACAGCGCTCCAAGATCAGAGTCCCCTGGTCAACAG GAAATCCATTCACAGGTAAGGGAGGACGGTGCACCTGTGGAGGTGACTGCAGCCGACGGTTTCCCGTCGTGCCCGTCAAAGCCTCTAGCGGAGAATGAAGACGCTGCCTCCTCAGTGATGCCCAGGAAGCAG GATATGAGAGGTGATCATGTTACATATTCAGGCTTGCACATTTACTCTTCTGAAGACAGTGATGATGACATATGCGCGTGGAGGTTGAAGAAGACCAGAAGCATA TTGGAAGAGTTGTTTTCTGAGGATTCCAACGAGCTCTTGGATTCTGCGTCAGACAGCGGAAAGGAGTTCCCTTCAAATTCCAGAAATGAAAGTGACGAGAGCAGTTCAGACGGCAGCGGGTCCTGTAGATCCAGCTCCGGCGCCCCGGGTCCGGGAGCGGAGAGAACGGGCGGCCGTCACCGGTCCGAAGACACCGTGTCCGTCAACACGAGCCAAAGAAAGCGCAACGGCAAGAGGCTGTACAACAAAAAGCATTATTGCCTCTTCTGTTTCAAGCCCTTTAGCAAGATGGCAAGGCACCTGGAAGACGTGCACTCCaaggaacaggaagtggcaATGGCCTGCAGCTTCCCCAAGGGTTCGAAGCCGAGACGGATACGTTTGGACGAGCTCCGTCACCGGGGCAACTACACGCACAACATAGCTGTGCTGAGTTCGGGTAAAGGTGACCTTATCCCTTACAAACGACCACGGGGGGCCGTTAAGCCGAGTGACTTTATGCACTGCGCCCACTGCCAGGGTCTGTTCACCAAAAAGGTCCTGTGGAGGCACATGAAGGTGTGCAAGCTACGCCCCAAAGAACACGTCCCCAAACCGGGCAAAAATCGCGCGCTGTCGCTCTGCACCGCCACGCTGCCTGTGCCTCCCAACGTAAGCCCCGCCCTGTGGGCAACGCTAAGCGTCATGGTGCCGGACGAAATCACGGACGCGGTCAAAAACGACGGCTGCGTCGTTCAGCTGGGGGAGTACTGGATGAGCAAGAGCGGCGAGTCCGCCGGCAGCCGGGGCTTCGTCCGGCAGAAGTTGCGCGAGCTGGGGAAGCTGCTGACCAGCGGCAGGAAGGTGACGTCGCTGCGGAAGCTGGAGGACTTCATCGACCCGTATAACTGCATGCAGGCGGTGGAGGCCGTGAGGCACGCGTGCGAGTACGACGCTGAAACGAACTCGTACAGGATCCCATCGCTGGCCAAAAAGCTGGCCGTGTGCCTGGCGCAGCTCAGCAGGCTCGTGAGGACCAAGGTGGTGACCCCGAGCGACGGCCGCCTGGCGCAGAGACTGCGCGACTTCCAGAAAATACACGAGGAGAGGTGGAACGACCTGCTGTGCGCGACCGTGGCGAGGAACGACGAGGGGGCGAAGTGGAGAACGCCCACGCTGCTAGACTTCACCGAGGACGTGCAGAAGCTCCACGCATTCCTGGACAAAACGCAGGATGAGCGCATGGCACAGCTGTCTGCCGAGCCCTCCACGAAATTCTGGTCTGAGCTGGCAAAGGTGTCCTTGACCCAGGTCATACTGTTCAACcgcagcagagaggcagaggtgtCGGGTATGTACCTGACCACCTTCCTGTCCAGGGACTCGGCTGATCCCCCGACCGACATAGACTGGGCCCTCACCGAGGTGGAGAAACAGCTCTGCCGCCACTTCTACAAAATCGTGATCCGGCGGGTGGGAGCTCGTCCCGTGCCCGTGCTGCTCACCCTCCGGATGCTCCGGGCCTTGCAGCTGCTCGCCGAGCGGCGAGAGACCTGCGGTGTGCTGAAGGACAACGCCTACGTCTTCGCCCGTCCGTCCGCCACCACCCACTACCGAGGCTCGGACTGCGTTCGCTCTGCTGCGGCCGCCTGCGGCGCCAAGGACCCCTACGCCCTGACGTGCGGGAAGCTGCGGAAACGCATCGCGACGCTGTCCACCGTGCTGAACCTGGGAGATCCGGAGACGAACCAACTGGCGAACTTTCTCGGGCACGAGCTCATCGTGCACGAGGAGTATTACCCTCTGGCCGAAAGGACGCTGCAGCTCGCCAAGGTCTATAAAGTCCTTACTGCGATCGAGCAAGGAAGGATGATGGAGTTCCTGGGCAAGAACTTCTCTGACATCAGCATTCCGCCTAATG aggaggtggagctCAACAATGACAAGGGGAAGTGCCGGGAAGGTTCATCAGTCAGAG GTACATTTACTACCTCTCAtctggttaaaaaaacaaaaaaaaaaaggaaaacctgGAGTGTGGATGAGGTGCAGGCTGTGGAGAGACACATGAAGGacttcatcacttcctgtcgCGTGCCAGGCAAGTCTGCGTGTGAGCGCTGCGTCACAGCTGAGCCGCTGGTCCTTAAGAACAGAGACTGGCAGAGTGTCAAGTTCTACGTCTACAACCGCATTATGGCTCAGAAGAGGGAAGCAAACCAAAAAGTCCGAGGAGCTTTTgaatag
- the LOC113578850 gene encoding uncharacterized protein LOC113578850 isoform X2 yields the protein MHVEPSLGLDLEESRGGGQLTAGCLNQLIMEYCTPAEVNSQESYPSAQWKPTVDYSAPRSESPGQQVREDGAPVEVTAADGFPSCPSKPLAENEDAASSVMPRKQDMRGDHVTYSGLHIYSSEDSDDDICAWRLKKTRSILEELFSEDSNELLDSASDSGKEFPSNSRNESDESSSDGSGSCRSSSGAPGPGAERTGGRHRSEDTVSVNTSQRKRNGKRLYNKKHYCLFCFKPFSKMARHLEDVHSKEQEVAMACSFPKGSKPRRIRLDELRHRGNYTHNIAVLSSGKGDLIPYKRPRGAVKPSDFMHCAHCQGLFTKKVLWRHMKVCKLRPKEHVPKPGKNRALSLCTATLPVPPNVSPALWATLSVMVPDEITDAVKNDGCVVQLGEYWMSKSGESAGSRGFVRQKLRELGKLLTSGRKVTSLRKLEDFIDPYNCMQAVEAVRHACEYDAETNSYRIPSLAKKLAVCLAQLSRLVRTKVVTPSDGRLAQRLRDFQKIHEERWNDLLCATVARNDEGAKWRTPTLLDFTEDVQKLHAFLDKTQDERMAQLSAEPSTKFWSELAKVSLTQVILFNRSREAEVSGMYLTTFLSRDSADPPTDIDWALTEVEKQLCRHFYKIVIRRVGARPVPVLLTLRMLRALQLLAERRETCGVLKDNAYVFARPSATTHYRGSDCVRSAAAACGAKDPYALTCGKLRKRIATLSTVLNLGDPETNQLANFLGHELIVHEEYYPLAERTLQLAKVYKVLTAIEQGRMMEFLGKNFSDISIPPNEEVELNNDKGKCREGSSVRGTFTTSHLVKKTKKKRKTWSVDEVQAVERHMKDFITSCRVPGKSACERCVTAEPLVLKNRDWQSVKFYVYNRIMAQKREANQKVRGAFE from the exons ATGCATGTAGAGCCATCTCTCGGCCTGGACCTGGAGGAATCCCGCGGTGGTGGGCAGCTCACGGCGGGCTGTCTTAACCAGCTG ataATGGAATATTGCACGCCTGCTGAGGTCAATAGCCAGGAGTCCTACCCGTCAGCCCAGTGGAAACCCACAGTGGATTACAGCGCTCCAAGATCAGAGTCCCCTGGTCAACAG GTAAGGGAGGACGGTGCACCTGTGGAGGTGACTGCAGCCGACGGTTTCCCGTCGTGCCCGTCAAAGCCTCTAGCGGAGAATGAAGACGCTGCCTCCTCAGTGATGCCCAGGAAGCAG GATATGAGAGGTGATCATGTTACATATTCAGGCTTGCACATTTACTCTTCTGAAGACAGTGATGATGACATATGCGCGTGGAGGTTGAAGAAGACCAGAAGCATA TTGGAAGAGTTGTTTTCTGAGGATTCCAACGAGCTCTTGGATTCTGCGTCAGACAGCGGAAAGGAGTTCCCTTCAAATTCCAGAAATGAAAGTGACGAGAGCAGTTCAGACGGCAGCGGGTCCTGTAGATCCAGCTCCGGCGCCCCGGGTCCGGGAGCGGAGAGAACGGGCGGCCGTCACCGGTCCGAAGACACCGTGTCCGTCAACACGAGCCAAAGAAAGCGCAACGGCAAGAGGCTGTACAACAAAAAGCATTATTGCCTCTTCTGTTTCAAGCCCTTTAGCAAGATGGCAAGGCACCTGGAAGACGTGCACTCCaaggaacaggaagtggcaATGGCCTGCAGCTTCCCCAAGGGTTCGAAGCCGAGACGGATACGTTTGGACGAGCTCCGTCACCGGGGCAACTACACGCACAACATAGCTGTGCTGAGTTCGGGTAAAGGTGACCTTATCCCTTACAAACGACCACGGGGGGCCGTTAAGCCGAGTGACTTTATGCACTGCGCCCACTGCCAGGGTCTGTTCACCAAAAAGGTCCTGTGGAGGCACATGAAGGTGTGCAAGCTACGCCCCAAAGAACACGTCCCCAAACCGGGCAAAAATCGCGCGCTGTCGCTCTGCACCGCCACGCTGCCTGTGCCTCCCAACGTAAGCCCCGCCCTGTGGGCAACGCTAAGCGTCATGGTGCCGGACGAAATCACGGACGCGGTCAAAAACGACGGCTGCGTCGTTCAGCTGGGGGAGTACTGGATGAGCAAGAGCGGCGAGTCCGCCGGCAGCCGGGGCTTCGTCCGGCAGAAGTTGCGCGAGCTGGGGAAGCTGCTGACCAGCGGCAGGAAGGTGACGTCGCTGCGGAAGCTGGAGGACTTCATCGACCCGTATAACTGCATGCAGGCGGTGGAGGCCGTGAGGCACGCGTGCGAGTACGACGCTGAAACGAACTCGTACAGGATCCCATCGCTGGCCAAAAAGCTGGCCGTGTGCCTGGCGCAGCTCAGCAGGCTCGTGAGGACCAAGGTGGTGACCCCGAGCGACGGCCGCCTGGCGCAGAGACTGCGCGACTTCCAGAAAATACACGAGGAGAGGTGGAACGACCTGCTGTGCGCGACCGTGGCGAGGAACGACGAGGGGGCGAAGTGGAGAACGCCCACGCTGCTAGACTTCACCGAGGACGTGCAGAAGCTCCACGCATTCCTGGACAAAACGCAGGATGAGCGCATGGCACAGCTGTCTGCCGAGCCCTCCACGAAATTCTGGTCTGAGCTGGCAAAGGTGTCCTTGACCCAGGTCATACTGTTCAACcgcagcagagaggcagaggtgtCGGGTATGTACCTGACCACCTTCCTGTCCAGGGACTCGGCTGATCCCCCGACCGACATAGACTGGGCCCTCACCGAGGTGGAGAAACAGCTCTGCCGCCACTTCTACAAAATCGTGATCCGGCGGGTGGGAGCTCGTCCCGTGCCCGTGCTGCTCACCCTCCGGATGCTCCGGGCCTTGCAGCTGCTCGCCGAGCGGCGAGAGACCTGCGGTGTGCTGAAGGACAACGCCTACGTCTTCGCCCGTCCGTCCGCCACCACCCACTACCGAGGCTCGGACTGCGTTCGCTCTGCTGCGGCCGCCTGCGGCGCCAAGGACCCCTACGCCCTGACGTGCGGGAAGCTGCGGAAACGCATCGCGACGCTGTCCACCGTGCTGAACCTGGGAGATCCGGAGACGAACCAACTGGCGAACTTTCTCGGGCACGAGCTCATCGTGCACGAGGAGTATTACCCTCTGGCCGAAAGGACGCTGCAGCTCGCCAAGGTCTATAAAGTCCTTACTGCGATCGAGCAAGGAAGGATGATGGAGTTCCTGGGCAAGAACTTCTCTGACATCAGCATTCCGCCTAATG aggaggtggagctCAACAATGACAAGGGGAAGTGCCGGGAAGGTTCATCAGTCAGAG GTACATTTACTACCTCTCAtctggttaaaaaaacaaaaaaaaaaaggaaaacctgGAGTGTGGATGAGGTGCAGGCTGTGGAGAGACACATGAAGGacttcatcacttcctgtcgCGTGCCAGGCAAGTCTGCGTGTGAGCGCTGCGTCACAGCTGAGCCGCTGGTCCTTAAGAACAGAGACTGGCAGAGTGTCAAGTTCTACGTCTACAACCGCATTATGGCTCAGAAGAGGGAAGCAAACCAAAAAGTCCGAGGAGCTTTTgaatag